One Fusarium falciforme chromosome 12, complete sequence DNA window includes the following coding sequences:
- a CDS encoding MFS domain-containing protein, giving the protein MVAELRGRALVTVILLTSGVDFLLFGYDQGLFGGILAGTRFQNMLGNPNSTMSGLVTAIYDVGCAFGAVSAFLFGERIGRKRSIIYANIIVIIGAIIQAASYSYAQMFVARIIAGIGIGLSTVAVPILQSETLPAHNRGSLLVVQSALIVVGISIASWVCLGTLYAESSMQWRFPIACQILFSLVVLVLCLWLPESPRWMAKTGNVEEARNLISRVLDKPLDSEEVESQLSEILKFLALEEEAGEAAWHEIFRNNTKSRNLQRVLLGMGPYLMNQWSGINSLSYYLGYILQTFLGYSQVVSLVLAGVAFTQCAIFSTPPYFFIDKIGRRNTIMLSSGACAVCLFIISGSLQHQRSADAAAAVAFIFLYLDCYVLGFLPVSWSYSAEIQPLRVRNKATAIGVFSHWISNFVVVMVTPIGINNIGGNFFWIWAIICALFVPVAYVFGVETSGRTLEEVDQMFFDEPRIMMGLNPNHRRVIRASPGGEVAQVRAVKAQGDGSDLEATQPEKA; this is encoded by the exons ATGGTTGCTGAACTAAGGGGCCGTGCCCTTGTGACGGTCATTCTACTGACGTCGGGTGTCGATTTTCTGCTTTTTGGA TATGATCAAG GCTTATTTGGTGGTATCCTGGCCGGGACTCGGTTCCAGAATATGCTTGGAAATC CAAACTCCACAATGAGCGGCTTGGTTACTGCCATCTACGATGTTGGATGTGCCTTTGGTGCCGTCAGTGCCTTTTTGTTTGGTGAACGAATCGGACGAAAGCGATCCATCATCTATGCCAACATCATCG TAATTATTGGGGCTATCATCCAGGCTGCTTCTTATTCATATGCTCAAAT GTTCGTCGCTCGAATCATCGctggcattggcattggcctCAGCACTGTTGCAGTACCCATCTTGCAGTCAGAAACCCTTCCAGCACATAATCGAGGATCGCTTCTCGTTGTTCAATCTGCTCTGATCGTGGTTGGCATCTCAATCGCCAGCTGGGTCTGTCTAGGCACTCTGTACGCCGAGAGCTCAATGCAATGGCGATTTCCG ATTGCCTGCCAaattctcttctctttaGTCGTCCTCGTTCTCTGTCTATGGCTCCCCGAGAGCCCTCGGTGGATGGCCAAGACCGGCAACGTCGAGGAAGCTCGCAATCTTATCTCCCGAGTTCTGGACAAGCCACTCGACAGTGAAGAAGTCGAAAGCCAACTATCGGAGATTCTCAAATTTCTTGcgcttgaagaagaagccggaGAGGCTGCCTGGCATGAGATATTCcgcaacaacaccaagtcGCGAAACCTCCAGCGCGTGTTGCTGGGTATGGGACCATACCTGATGAATCAGTGGAGTGGCATTAACTCGCTGAGCTA CTACCTGGGTTATATCCTCCAGACATTCCTCGGATACAGTCAAGTTGTATCCCTCGTCCTCGCAGGCGTCGCCTTCACCCAATGTGCCATATTCTCAACACCGCCATATTTCTTCATCGACAAGATCGGCCGCCGAAATACAATCATGCTCTCATCAGGTGCTTGCGCCGTCTGCTTGTTCATCATCTCGGGTTCCCTACAGCATCAACGCTCCGCCGACGCTGCAGCTGCGGTCGCATTCATCTTCTTATACCTGGACTGCTACGTTCTAGGCTTCCTCCCCGTTTCGTGGTCGTATTCTGCCGAGATTCAACCTCTTCGCGTTCGTAACAAGGCGACCGCTATTGGAGTCTTTAGTCACTGG ATCAGTAATTTTGTCGTCGTCATGGTCACGCCCATCGGAATCAACAACATTGGAGGCAACTTCTTCTGGATCTGGGCTATCATTTGCGCATTGTTTGTGCCAGTAGCCTACGTTTTTGGTGTCGAAACCTCGGGACGAActcttgaggaggttgaccAGATGTTCTTTGATGAGCCGCGGATTATGATGGGGCTGAATCCTAATCACAGAAGGGTCATTAGGGCATCTCCAGGTGGAGAAGTCGCGCAGGTTAGAGCCGTCAAAGCTCAGGGTGATGGAAGTGATCTGGAGGCGACACAGCCAGAGAAGGCTTAG
- a CDS encoding FAD-binding-3 domain-containing protein, with product MAVSNFRVVVVGGGPVGLVAAHVLYKAGIDFVVLERRQNVVLDLGAALVLAPHNMRVMHQLGLYDKLMEIGEELLNTKGFLLNGYQFKAGTELQLLKQKYVIPMSISANRANFRSHGVGLVAFHRAQLVQVLYDNLPEEAKSKYFLNKKIIAIDSIDEGVRVISDDGSIYEGSIVLGADGVHSITRNWMRDIALSEKPHRVWDPKEPFTSVYKCLWASFPRPSEPGANFETTSKDQSAMYLTGRERGWILLYDKSEPTTALRSYSEKEVEEVAAKLAEFPVTETLKVKDVVKERFTWGMSDLGEGILKHWSYRRIVLTGDACHKFTPNAGLGLNNGIQDVVVLCNGLHQAVADGKTDITTLTKVFEQYQSDRAEAVEKDYKQSALVTRLQTWASGLYYFLSRFVLSNNFVARFVARFVTSPHIRKARVLDFVRATELPLGNVGWQYAIPQ from the coding sequence ATGGCTGTCTCAAACTTCagggtcgtcgtcgttggggGTGGTCCAGTTGGTCTGGTGGCAGCTCATGTTCTCTACAAGGCTGGTATCGACTTTGTTGTCCTGGAGCGTCGCCAGAATGTCGTCCTCGATCTTGGAGCAGCCCTGGTCCTTGCACCCCATAACATGAGGGTGATGCACCAACTTGGACTCTATGATAAACTCATGGAAATTGGGGAAGAATTGCTCAACACGAAGGGCTTTCTCTTGAATGGGTATCAGTTCAAAGCGGGTACGGAGCTACAGCTTCTGAAGCAAAAGTATGTCATTCCGATGTCCATCTCGGCGAACCGCGCTAACTTTCGCAGTCATGGTGTTGGGCTGGTCGCATTTCACCGCGCCCAACTCGTCCAAGTTCTATACGACAATCTGCCAGAGGAAGCCAAGTCAAAGTATTTTCTCAACAAGAagatcatcgccatcgactCAATCGACGAGGGTGTGCGCGTAATTTCCGATGATGGCAGCATCTACGAGGGCTCCATTGTCCTGGGCGCCGACGGCGTGCACAGCATCACTCGCAATTGGATGAGAGATATTGCTCTTTCTGAAAAGCCCCATCGTGTCTGGGACCCAAAGGAGCCGTTCACATCCGTGTACAAGTGTCTGTGGGCTAGCTTCCCGCGTCCTTCTGAGCCAGGAGCCAACTTTGAGACAACAAGCAAGGACCAATCGGCAATGTACCTCACTGGCCGCGAAAGGGGCTGGATTCTACTGTATGACAAGTCTGAGCCGACAACCGCCCTACGATCATATTCAGAGAAGGAAGTTGAGGAGGTAGCGGCCAAGCTAGCCGAGTTCCCAGTCACCGAGACCCTCAAAGTCAAGGACGTCGTCAAAGAGCGGTTCACATGGGGCATGTCGGATCTCGGCGAGGGCATCCTGAAACACTGGAGCTACCGACGCATCGTCCTCACGGGAGACGCCTGTCACAAGTTTACGCCCAACGCCGGCTTGGGCCTCAACAACGGGATCCAGGATGTTGTCGTGTTGTGCAATGGGCTGCACCAAGCTGTTGCAGACGGGAAGACCGACATCACCACTCTTACAAAGGTGTTTGAACAGTATCAGAGCGACAGAGCGGAGGCGGTGGAAAAGGACTACAAACAGTCGGCGTTGGTTACAAGGTTACAGACTTGGGCGAGTGGGCTATACTATTTCCTCAGTCGGTTTGTTCTGTCAAACAACTTTGTTGCCAGGTTTGTGGCGCGGTTTGTCACGTCGCCTCACATCAGGAAAGCAAGAGTTTTGGATTTTGTCAGGGCAACGGAATTACCACTCGGTAACGTCGGGTGGCAATATGCCATCCCGCAATGA
- a CDS encoding Oxidored-FMN domain-containing protein: MSAPQSNLWKPLKLGNVTLSHRIALAPLTRLRNDEEHLPMDIMTQYYTDRASTPGTLLVSEATGVSKTAEAAPHTPGISSPEQVAAWGRIYNAIHAKGCFIFQQLWDMGRAGYPEYVQSRGLKYSSSTNKQLEGRSIPPTPLTEEEIWEKVQDFRSAARKVIDAGGDGVEIHGAHGYLIDQFLSSSINDRTDKWGGSIEDRARFLLEIVKAVVEEIGAERTALRLSPFASFQGAYTTDTWDQVSYIIRELKRAGYKLAYLSFVEPRGNPTLTDAIVRLASDIENPFGEKKQSLDFILEEWDNQSPVMVAGGYLPHNIYQAVDEQYKKWDVVVAFGRWFVSNPDLVFRVKNGVPFTPYKRELFYAFKSNEGYNDYAFSDEFIHSAKVEAVKA, translated from the coding sequence ATGTCTGCCCCTCAGTCAAACCTCTGGAAGCCCCTCAAACTGGGAAACGTCACCCTCTCCCATCGAATTGCTCTGGCCCCTCTTACACGTCTTCGCAACGATGAAGAGCACCTCCCCATGGATATCATGACCCAGTACTACACAGACCGAGCATCAACTCCTGGAACTCTCCTCGTCAGCGAAGCCACCGGTGTCTCCAAGACCGCAGAGGCAGCTCCCCACACTCCAGGAATCTCTTCGCCTGAGCAAGTCGCAGCCTGGGGCCGCATCTACAATGCTATCCATGCCAAGGGATGCTTCATCTTTCAGCAGCTCTGGGATATGGGCCGTGCGGGGTACCCCGAGTACGTTCAGAGTCGTGGGCTGAAGTACTCGTCCAGCACCAACAAACAGTTGGAAGGCCGTTCGATTCCACCTACTCCCTTGACTGAGGAAGAAATCTGGGAAAAGGTTCAAGACTTTCGATCTGCTGCCCGCAAGGTTATTGATGctggcggcgatggcgttgagaTCCACGGTGCTCACGGGTATCTCATCGACCAGTTTCTGTCCAGCAGTATCAATGATCGAACCGATAAATGGGGTGGATCCATCGAGGACCGTGCTCGCTTCTTGCTCGAGATTGTCAAggctgttgttgaggagaTTGGCGCCGAGCGAACTGCCCTTCGCCTCAGTCCTTTTGCAAGCTTCCAGGGTGCCTACACGACTGACACGTGGGACCAAGTCAGCTACATCATCAGGGAGCTCAAGAGAGCCGGGTACAAGCTTGCGTACCTGTCTTTTGTTGAGCCACGGGGAAATCCTACTCTTACCGACGCCATTGTCCGTCTGGCCTCAGATATTGAGAATCCTTttggggagaagaagcagagcctCGACTTTATTCTCGAAGAGTGGGACAACCAATCTCCTGTCATGGTCGCTGGCGGTTATCTGCCTCATAACATATACCAAGCGGTAGACGAGCAGTATAAGAAGTgggatgttgttgttgcctTCGGTCGATGGTTCGTTTCGAACCCGGACTTAGTGTTTCGGGTCAAGAATGGAGTGCCTTTCACGCCTTACAAGAGGGAGTTATTCTATGCCTTCAAGAGTAACGAGGGATACAATGACTACGCCTTCAGCGATGAGTTTATCCACTCGGCCAAGGTGGAGGCAGTGAAGGCGTAG
- a CDS encoding HET domain-containing protein, with the protein MPLSRPTLVSGSECSRCSRVVNEPAHRKFSSFLSLSNFLRGREVTIHRQPSELVAGAQAGCWWCTRIFHLITSALDAETVAVQDFHILCPRVKTAATLNYEGLWLRVWLPDNKISRLETKAILSENPPCRSFSDETAFAASQRALSYLADRVNNCKRNHAKCRKESQWFPSRALHVQKLNRIISVKVVSREDVPSGSEYITLSHRWGDSEQLTLTSDTLVTFSEGIPAEILPRLFSETAQVAHQLNVPYLWIDSLCILQDSEDDLAQELAVMDKVYHNAYANIAATFASDSSRPLFPDQSSLSFLSHKAPTPTDTPTNTAPKLWWFEGDARVFTHLDEQLLYSRGWVFQERCLATRNVSFTRSQLFFECSEELSCEATDISNPSLNNTFDYPLRYLPLSIFQDSDVQQDPELFSINRLDQLTKAQCLDVWHKMVQMYSPLALSDPNDKLAALSGLARRFHSRLHTPYYAGLWSANLRSEICWARAHTKRSRRPSRANNRVAGYRAPTWSWASVDGEVEIDYRGISSSNWSFEILEAYTTPLKGDKFAHLADGRLGLRGTMFVVREEDARANNSRKALIFLNPPTRQPLYCYWDVDGYEVTFPFYAFILRTRVDRLSDKFEIHCLILTPVTPSRGVYRRVGMGHLSNYGIDSPPTLLPEVAQPAEVDAPPSRLFEENDFTADAQPDELQGADDNGLPARRTEDAEQGGNVTRCLNYWRRDGVDILSAHRDAAGQHTIILI; encoded by the exons ATGCCTTTGTCTCGGCCAACTCTCGTTTCTGGTTCAGAATGCTCCCGCTGTAGTCGCGTCGTGAATGAGCCAGCCCATCGCAAGTTCTCCTCattcctcagcctcagcaatTTCCTGCGTGGACGAGAGGTCACGATCCACCGCCAGCCCTCAGAGCTTGTGGCTGGCGCTCAGGCaggctgttggtggtgtACCAGGATCTTTCACTTGATCACATCCGCGCTCGATGCTGAGACTGTCGCTGTTCAAGACTTTCACATCCTCTGCCCCAGGGTCAAGACAGCGGCGACATTGAACTACGAGGGGCTATGGCTGAGAGTATGGCTCCCTGATAACAAGATCTCGCGCTTGGAGACAAAGGCCATCTTGAGCGAAAACCCTCCATGCCGCAGCTTTTCCGACGAGACCGCCTTTGCAGCCTCTCAACGCGCCTTGTCCTACCTCGCCGATCGCGTCAATAACTGCAAGCGGAATCATGCAAAGTGTCGCAAGGAGAGCCAATGGTTTCCGTCGAGAGCACTACATGTCCAGAAACTCAACAGAATCATCAGCGTCAAGGTTGTTAGTCGTGAGGATGTCCCTTCGGGAAGCGAGTACATCACTCTGAGCCACCGATGGGGGGACTCGGAGCAGCTCACACTTACGAGCGACACACTGGTCACGTTCTCGGAGGGTATTCCAGCAGAGATACTCCCGAGACTGTTTTCCGAGACTGCTCAGGTAGCTCATCAACTCAATGTTCCCTACCTATGGATCGATTCCCTG TGCATTTTACAAGACTCCGAAGATGACCTCGCCCAAGAACTTGCAGTGATGGATAAGGTGTACCACAATGCATACGCTAACATCGCCGCCACATTTGCCTCCGACAGTTCACGCCCTTTATTTCCCGACCAGAGTTCCTTGTCGTTCCTGTCTCACAAGGCACCTACGCCTACAGACACACCCACCAACACAGCGCCCAAGTTATGGTGGTTTGAGGGTGACGCGCGCGTCTTTACACACCTCGACGAGCAACTTCTATACAGTCGAGGTTGGGTCTTTCAAGAACGATGCTTAGCGACACGAAACGTCAGTTTTACCCGGTCCCAACTCTTCTTCGAGTGCTCCGAGGAGCTCAGTTGTGAAGCCACCGACATTTCCAACCCTTCTCTCAACAATACCTTCGACTACCCTTTAAGATATCTCCCTCTGTCAATTTTCCAAGACTCCGATGTTCAGCAAGACCCCGAATTGTTCTCCATCAATCGTCTCGACCAATTGACAAAGGCGCAATGTCTCGATGTCTGGCACAAAATGGTCCAGATGTATAGTCCATTGGCCCTTTCCGATCCAAACGATAAACTCGCTGCCCTGTCCGGCCTTGCGCGGAGGTTTCATTCTCGGCTTCATACACCATACTATGCTGGTCTATGGTCTGCCAATTTGCGATCCGAGATCTGCTGGGCGAGGGCTCACACCAAACGTTCTCGAAGGCCATCGAGGGCGAACAATCGCGTGGCTGGGTATCGCGCACCCACTTGGTCTTGGGCCTCTGTTGATGGCGAAGTGGAAATTGACTATCGCGGCATATCAAGTTCTAATTGGTCGTTCGAGATTCTCGAAGCGTATACTACTCCATTGAAAGGGGACAAGTTTGCGCACCTGGCCGACGGCAGGCTTGGCCTGAGAGGAACCATGTTTGTAGTGAGGGAAGAGGACGCGCGAGCAAACAACTCGCGCAAGGCCCTGATCTTTCTCAACCCCCCAACTCGGCAGCCGTTGTACTGTTACTGGGATGTCGACGGGTATGAAGTGACCTTCCCGTTTTACGCCTTCATCTTAAGGACTCGGGTGGACAGACTGTCAGACAAGTTTGAGATTCACTGCCTAATTCTGACCCCGGTGACGCCTTCACGAGGTGTCTACCGAAGAGTGGGCATGGGACATCTATCAAACTACGGTATCGATTCTCCTCCAACTTTGTTACCGGAGGTAGCACAGCCAGCAGAGGTCGATGCTCCACCGTCAAGGCTTTTTGAGGAAAACGACTTTACTGCCGATGCTCAACCAGACGAGTTACAAGGTGCCGACGACAACGGACTTCCGGCACGCAGAACTGAAGACGCTGAACAAGGTGGGAATGTCACTCGGTGTTTGAACTACTGGCGGAGAGATGGCGTGGACATACTCTCGGCCCATCGCGATGCAGCAGGGCAGCATACAATCATCCTCATCTAG